A genomic window from Diospyros lotus cultivar Yz01 chromosome 2, ASM1463336v1, whole genome shotgun sequence includes:
- the LOC127794255 gene encoding zinc finger BED domain-containing protein DAYSLEEPER-like, whose protein sequence is METDSSTNDSSIKNLNEGSGSKPPLPSKFKDKGMKKKPRQQSEVWDHFTRNEDDPSDPRAVCNYCGKNYASDTRKNGTSTLWNHVNNQCKKNPYRVEDKKQKILHYLKNSDNEDGSVGGSNLLAVGFSQATCRMACAKMIVIDELSFRFVEQEGFRLFCGVACPKFDPPSRTTIARDIINLYNDEKKKLKSFFVKNSQRVSLTTDTWTSIQNVNYMVLTAHFIDFEWKMQKRILNFCQIPNHKGETIGKAIEACLKQWGIENVFTITVDNAASNNGAIGHMKKRLQIWKSAICDGEFLHLDMLELLLQGWQDSKVVSRILVKKRRLLCAWMCQQGGTPLI, encoded by the exons ATGGAAACAGATAGTAGCACCAATGATTCATCCATTAAAAACCTCAATGAAGGCAGTGGTTCTAAACCTCCATTACCTTCTAAGTTTAAGGACAAAGGAATGAAAAAGAAACCTAGGCAGCAATCTGAAGTATGGGATCATTTTACAAGAAATGAAGATGACCCTTCTGACCCTAGAGCTGTGTGCAACTATTGTGGTAAAAATTATGCAAGTGATACTAGAAAAAATGGGACAAGTACTCTTTGGAACCATGTCAACAATCAATGTAAGAAGAATCCTTACAGAGTAGAAGATAAGAAGCAGAAGATTTTACATTATCTAAAGAATAGTGACAATGAGGATGGAAGTGTTGGAGGTAGTAATCTTCTAGCTGTGGGATTTAGTCAAGCAACTTGTAGGATGGCATGTGCCAAAATGATTGTCATTGATGAATTGTCATTTAGGTTTGTGGAGCAAGAAggttttagattattttgtggTGTTGCATGCCCTAAGTTTGATCCTCCTTCACGCACTACAATTGCTAGGGATATAATTAATCTTTACaatgatgagaagaagaagttgaagtcattttttgttaagaatTCACAAAGAGTCTCCCTTACTACTGATACATGGACTTCCATTCAAAATGTCAATTATATGGTGCTTACGgctcattttatagattttgaatggaaaatgcaaaaaagaatCTTGAACTTTTGTCAAATTCCAAATCATAAGGGAGAGACAATTGGTAAAGCAATTGAGGCGTGTTTGAAACAATGGGGTATTGAGAATGTTTTCACAATCACAGTTGACAACGCTGCTTCTAACAATGGGGCTATTGGGCACATGAAGAAAAGATTGCAAATTTGGAAGAGTGCTATTTGTGATGGGGAATTCTTACAT TTAGATATGTTAGAGCTTCTCCTTCAAGGTTGGCAAGATTCAAAAGTTGTGTCAAGAATACTTGTAAAGAAGAGAAGGCTCTTGTGTGCTTGGATGTGCCAACAAGGTGGAACTCCACTTATTTAA